A section of the Polynucleobacter sp. AP-Jannik-300A-C4 genome encodes:
- the secD gene encoding protein translocase subunit SecD — protein sequence MNRYPLWKYIVILFALLIGGLYSLPNFYGEAPAVQVSSAKPTTKVDLATQSRVEKILTEDNISNTGIFFESTGNVGSIKIRFNNTDIQLLARDLLQQKLNIDQNDPNFTVALNLLSNTPSWLNALNALPMPLGLDLRGGVYFLLQVDMKGAVQKKVTSLATDIRSQLRDKSIRQQGIERGQDSITLTFGSTEDAERARSVLMASQPDLTWQIKPTGLSPKLVGEFKPTSLKEIQDSAVKQNIVTLNKRVNELAVKEPVIQQQGAERIVVQLPGVQDTARAKDIIGRTATLESRLADPIVSTIAIGETPPPGMDVFRFGENRQGVFKKSVIFSGDRITDASAGFDQNQRPAVNISLDAAGGRVMQEVTRENIGKPMGMILFEKGKGEVLTIATIQSEFGSKFQITGQPTTESANDLALLLRAGSLAAPMEIIEERTIGPSLGAENIEKGFKSLIIGFAAIAIFMIAYYLLFGTFSVVALAVNLLLLISVLSMLQATLTLPGIAAMALALGMAIDSNVLINERIREELRNGAAPQTAIAIGFDKAWATILDSNITTLIAGLALLTFGSGPIKGFAVVHCLGILTSMFSAVFFSRGLVNLWYGRGKKVQKLAIGQVWRPQEK from the coding sequence ATGAATCGCTATCCCCTCTGGAAATACATAGTCATCCTATTTGCTTTGCTAATTGGAGGACTATATTCATTACCTAATTTCTACGGAGAGGCTCCAGCGGTTCAAGTCTCGTCCGCCAAGCCAACCACTAAGGTTGATTTGGCGACACAGTCTCGAGTCGAAAAGATTCTGACTGAAGACAACATTAGCAATACCGGCATCTTCTTTGAATCCACAGGCAATGTAGGTTCAATCAAAATTCGCTTCAACAATACCGATATTCAATTGCTTGCGCGTGACTTGCTGCAACAGAAATTGAATATTGATCAAAATGATCCCAATTTCACAGTTGCATTAAACCTACTCTCCAATACACCGAGTTGGCTCAATGCACTTAATGCATTACCAATGCCTTTAGGTCTGGACTTGCGTGGTGGCGTTTACTTCTTGCTACAAGTCGATATGAAGGGCGCAGTTCAAAAGAAAGTAACTTCTTTAGCCACTGATATTCGTAGTCAGTTGCGTGACAAATCAATTCGTCAACAAGGGATTGAACGCGGTCAAGACAGTATTACCTTAACTTTTGGTAGCACTGAGGATGCTGAAAGAGCACGTTCAGTTTTGATGGCTAGTCAGCCTGATCTGACCTGGCAGATTAAGCCTACAGGGCTATCACCAAAACTCGTAGGCGAATTTAAGCCAACCTCCTTAAAAGAAATCCAAGATAGCGCAGTAAAACAGAATATCGTGACGCTCAATAAGCGCGTCAATGAATTGGCTGTAAAAGAGCCAGTCATTCAGCAACAAGGTGCAGAGCGTATTGTGGTTCAGCTACCAGGCGTTCAAGATACAGCTCGTGCCAAAGACATCATTGGTCGCACAGCAACACTGGAGTCCAGATTAGCCGATCCCATCGTCTCTACGATTGCGATTGGCGAGACCCCTCCCCCAGGCATGGATGTTTTCCGCTTTGGCGAAAACCGTCAAGGCGTATTCAAAAAATCGGTGATCTTTAGTGGCGATCGCATTACGGATGCAAGCGCAGGCTTTGATCAAAACCAACGCCCTGCAGTGAACATTTCTTTAGATGCGGCTGGTGGTCGCGTAATGCAAGAAGTAACCCGTGAAAACATTGGCAAGCCGATGGGCATGATCTTGTTTGAAAAAGGCAAAGGTGAGGTTCTCACAATTGCCACCATTCAAAGTGAGTTTGGCTCCAAGTTTCAGATTACTGGTCAACCAACTACTGAGAGTGCGAATGATTTGGCGCTCTTATTGCGCGCGGGCTCCTTAGCAGCCCCAATGGAAATCATTGAAGAGCGCACAATCGGACCAAGCCTTGGTGCTGAAAATATTGAGAAAGGGTTTAAATCTCTCATCATTGGTTTTGCAGCAATCGCTATTTTCATGATTGCCTACTACCTGTTGTTTGGTACTTTCTCAGTTGTGGCACTAGCAGTGAACTTATTACTCTTAATCTCCGTTTTATCCATGTTGCAAGCCACCTTAACCTTGCCAGGAATTGCTGCGATGGCATTGGCGCTAGGTATGGCGATTGACTCCAACGTATTAATCAACGAGCGTATTCGTGAGGAGCTACGCAATGGCGCAGCCCCGCAAACAGCTATTGCTATCGGCTTTGATAAAGCCTGGGCAACTATCTTGGATTCAAACATCACCACCTTAATTGCCGGTCTTGCATTGCTTACATTTGGCTCTGGCCCAATCAAAGGCTTCGCAGTAGTGCATTGCCTTGGTATTTTGACTTCCATGTTTTCAGCGGTCTTTTTCTCACGTGGCCTGGTTAACCTCTGGTACGGCAGAGGTAAAAAAGTTCAGAAACTCGCTATCGGCCAAGTTTGGCGTCCTCAGGAGAAATAA